The Flavobacterium johnsoniae UW101 genomic interval TTTCCTTTGGAGATGGTTTTAACGATGTTCAAATGTTGTCAGCGTCCGGAAAAGGTCTAATTATGGGCAACGCCCCGGCTGTTTTAAAAGAAACACTGCCGGATTTAGAAGTTATTAAAACAAATGCCGAAGACGGCGTAGCAAAATATATTGCTTCAAAAATATTAGATAAAGAATTAGCAGCAAGCTGATTTTAATCTCAATTAGAACATTTAATCCCTGACAATTGTTTAGGGATTTTTTATTTCCAAAAACTTTAAAATTGAAATATTTTACATTTCTTACTTTATCTCTTTCTTTTGATGATGTAACTCTGTGAAATAATTTTAAATTTGCATTCATAAAAAACAACACAACAAGATAATGAGTAATACAATCACAACCACAAATTTTAATTTCCCGAATCAGAAATCAGTTTACCGAGGAAAAGTTAGAGAAGTTTACAATATTAACGACGAACTTTTAGTAATGGTAGCAACAGACAGACTTTCGGCGTTTGATGTGGTTTTACCAAAAGGAATTCCGTACAAAGGACAAATTTTGAACCAGATTGCAACAAAATTTATGGAGTTAACTCAGGATATTGTTCCAAACTGGTTAATTGCAACTCCAGATCCAAACGTTGCTGTTGGGCATTTATGCGAACCTTTTAAAGTAGAAATGGTTATTCGAGGTTATCTTTCAGGACATGCAGCACGTGAATATGCTGCAGGAAGAAAACAAATTTGCGGTGTAACAATGGCCGAAGGTTTAAAAGAAAACGATAAATTTCCAGAACCAATCATTACGCCGACTACAAAAGCAGATAATGGTTCGCATGATGAAGATATATCTCGTGAAGCTATTTTGTCTAAAGGAATTATTTCTGAAGAAGATTATTTAGTTTTAGAAAAATATACACGTGCTTTATTTCAAAGAGGAACTGAAATTGCTGCTTCCCGCGGGTTAATTTTAGTTGATACTAAATACGAATTTGGAAAAACAAAAGACGGTGTTATTGTTTTAATTGATGAAATTCATACTCCGGATTCTTCTCGTTATTTTTATGCTGATGGATATGCTGAAAGACAAGAAAAAGGA includes:
- a CDS encoding phosphoribosylaminoimidazolesuccinocarboxamide synthase, with amino-acid sequence MSNTITTTNFNFPNQKSVYRGKVREVYNINDELLVMVATDRLSAFDVVLPKGIPYKGQILNQIATKFMELTQDIVPNWLIATPDPNVAVGHLCEPFKVEMVIRGYLSGHAAREYAAGRKQICGVTMAEGLKENDKFPEPIITPTTKADNGSHDEDISREAILSKGIISEEDYLVLEKYTRALFQRGTEIAASRGLILVDTKYEFGKTKDGVIVLIDEIHTPDSSRYFYADGYAERQEKGEEQKQLSKEFVRRWLIENGFQGQEGQQIPDMSDEYIESVSERYIELYENILGEKFVKADIDNIDQRIEKNVLQYLTSK